One region of Oncorhynchus mykiss isolate Arlee chromosome 8, USDA_OmykA_1.1, whole genome shotgun sequence genomic DNA includes:
- the LOC110530468 gene encoding zinc finger protein SNAI2, translating to MPRSFLVKKHFNSSKKPNYSELESPIVFISPYLYKGLPLPVIPQPEILSSVVYNPITVWTTSSLPLSPLSSDLSPISGYPSSLSDTSSKDHSGSESPRSDEDERMLTKLTDPHGVEAEKFQCSLCKKSYSTYSGLLKHKQLHCDAQTRKSFSCKYCEKEYVSLGALKMHIRTHTLPCVCKICGKAFSRPWLLQGHIRTHTGEKPFSCPHCSRAFADRSNLRAHLQTHSDVKKYQCKNCSKTFSRMSLLHKHEESGCCVVH from the exons ATGCCACGCTCGTTTCTTGTCAAGAAACATTTCAACTCATCTAAGAAGCCAAATTATAGCGAGCTGGAAAGCCCTATAG TATTTATTTCACCGTATCTCTACAAGGGCCTTCCATTGCCAGTCATCCCTCAACCGGAGATCCTTAGCTCCGTGGTTTACAACCCTATCACCGTATGGACTACGAGCAGCTTGCCGTTATCCCCGCTTTCAAGTGACCTGTCTCCCATCTCTGGATACCCCTCATCGCTCTCTGACACCTCATCCAAAGACCACAGCGGCTCTGAGAGTCCCAGGAGCGATGAAGACGAGCGGATGCTTACCAAACTAACAGACCCTCATGGAGTGGAGGCAGAGAAATTCCAATGTAGTTTGTGTAAAAAGTCCTATTCTACTTATTCTGGACTGCTGAAGCATAAGCAACTGCACTGTGACGCTCAGACGAGGAAATCATTCAGTTGTAAATACTGCGAAAAGGAGTACGTCAGTCTTGGAGCGCTAAAAATGCACATCAGAACTCACACTTTGCCTTGTGTCTGTAAAATATGTGGCAAAGCTTTCTCAAGACCGTGGTTGCTTCAGGGACACATCAGAACGCACACTG GAGAGAAGCCCTTCTCCTGCCCCCATTGCAGTAGGGCTTTTGCGGACAGGTCCAACCTCAGGGCACACCTACAAACCCATTCGGATGTGAAAAAATACCAATGCAAGAACTGTTCCAAAACCTTCTCCAGAATGTCTCTTCTGCACAAGCATGAGGAATCTGGTTGTTGTGTAGTACATTGA